One Thermococcus eurythermalis DNA segment encodes these proteins:
- a CDS encoding ABC transporter permease: MEALTTMAYRQLKRFTRAKSRVAGMIINPLLWLVFFGMGWSKVFDNPMARTVFGGVDYLTFLAPGIFAMTVFNQSFVAGVSVIWDKQFGFLKEVLVAPASRKETILGRIIGDSLVTLTQGAIILALTFLLAENLKLSGFLPALGVGFLLAMAFSGFGVSLALRMESMEGFQMIMMVLMLPLTFLSGAIYPIETMPGWMKALAYVNPLTYAVDGARHFLVGASVARFSLGVDLGVLAVLAAILVGLAMVEFERATIG, encoded by the coding sequence ATGGAGGCGCTTACCACTATGGCATACAGGCAGCTGAAAAGGTTCACAAGGGCGAAGTCGAGGGTCGCGGGCATGATAATCAACCCTCTCCTCTGGCTCGTCTTCTTCGGAATGGGCTGGAGCAAGGTCTTCGACAACCCCATGGCGAGGACGGTCTTTGGGGGCGTTGACTACCTCACGTTCCTGGCCCCGGGTATCTTCGCTATGACCGTCTTCAACCAGAGCTTCGTTGCGGGAGTAAGCGTCATCTGGGACAAGCAGTTCGGCTTCCTCAAGGAGGTTCTTGTAGCACCGGCGTCGAGGAAGGAGACCATCTTGGGGCGCATAATCGGGGACTCACTCGTCACGCTCACGCAGGGCGCCATAATCCTCGCGCTAACCTTCCTCCTCGCGGAGAACCTGAAGCTCAGCGGCTTCCTCCCGGCGCTTGGGGTGGGCTTTCTCCTAGCTATGGCCTTCTCCGGCTTCGGCGTCAGCCTCGCCCTGAGGATGGAGAGCATGGAGGGCTTCCAGATGATAATGATGGTTCTAATGCTCCCGCTGACCTTCCTGAGCGGCGCAATCTATCCAATAGAGACAATGCCGGGGTGGATGAAGGCGCTCGCCTACGTGAACCCGCTCACATACGCGGTGGACGGGGCGAGGCACTTCCTTGTGGGGGCGAGCGTGGCAAGGTTCTCTCTTGGGGTCGACCTCGGCGTGCTTGCCGTTTTGGCTGCCATACTCGTCGGGCTGGCGATGGTCGAGTTCGAGAGGGCCACAATTGGATAA
- a CDS encoding PadR family transcriptional regulator yields the protein MERPKYKGHLKLLVLKILSEKPMHGYGIMAELERSYGIPHPSPGTIYPILSSLKRSGLIETVGEGKRDKRLYRATERGKQYLEEHAEELEEVLRMAALFREFARLGGKELAALLKEVFLSLDRLSDEQKTALAREFSEFTKRVRLILLGEIPRGDGNE from the coding sequence TTGGAGAGGCCGAAGTATAAGGGACACCTCAAACTCCTCGTCCTCAAGATACTGTCGGAGAAGCCGATGCACGGCTACGGCATAATGGCCGAGCTGGAGCGCTCTTACGGCATACCCCACCCCAGCCCCGGAACGATTTACCCGATACTCTCATCTCTAAAGCGCAGTGGTTTGATAGAGACCGTCGGCGAAGGAAAGAGGGACAAACGCCTTTACCGGGCGACGGAGAGGGGCAAACAGTACCTTGAAGAACACGCGGAGGAGCTGGAAGAGGTACTCCGCATGGCGGCCCTCTTCAGGGAGTTCGCGAGGCTCGGTGGAAAGGAGCTCGCGGCACTTCTTAAGGAGGTCTTCCTCTCGCTTGACAGGCTGAGCGACGAGCAGAAAACCGCGCTCGCGAGGGAGTTCTCCGAGTTCACGAAGAGGGTCAGGCTGATTCTCCTCGGCGAAATACCCAGAGGGGATGGAAATGAGTGA
- a CDS encoding Kelch repeat-containing protein, translating to MKKSLLVLPVLAVILVGIAVIGFSENGTLKEAQKIDDSVSLNVRFAVWTGKEIIVGAVLFVEEEDAYEFRIYRISGDKKEVALRIPIGDMPVPGDTAVWTGKEILIFGGTENEGTAYQTPDVYSYSPDTNQLRLLNASIPYPNSGKAALWDGRYGYLFIQPDRSEEKFVYRFEPETGRFEKLNVTYPEGFGNPGTCLYSAVWYKGLGYLVFRDKIAVFDPRSLSFRWFNTTLPTEYYARSAVATEEGIFIFGGFLTWDDFSREIFKFVPEKGLVEKMKSELPFGVAQAPAVWDGKRVYIIGGYSNGRDVNAIIPYDYRADRVGG from the coding sequence ATGAAGAAGTCTCTCCTAGTTCTTCCAGTTCTGGCCGTCATTCTGGTTGGCATCGCGGTTATCGGGTTTTCGGAGAATGGCACTCTCAAAGAAGCCCAAAAAATAGATGACAGCGTTTCTCTCAACGTGCGCTTTGCAGTGTGGACTGGGAAAGAAATTATCGTTGGGGCAGTTCTTTTCGTGGAGGAAGAAGATGCCTATGAGTTCCGGATTTACAGAATCTCAGGGGATAAGAAAGAGGTCGCTTTGAGGATCCCAATCGGAGATATGCCAGTTCCCGGCGACACTGCCGTTTGGACTGGAAAGGAAATCCTGATTTTCGGAGGGACTGAAAATGAAGGAACCGCGTATCAAACGCCCGATGTGTATTCATACAGTCCGGACACGAATCAGCTCAGGCTTTTGAACGCTTCAATACCTTACCCAAATTCTGGCAAAGCGGCCCTGTGGGACGGGAGATATGGTTATCTCTTCATACAACCTGACAGGTCGGAGGAAAAGTTCGTTTACAGGTTTGAGCCGGAAACGGGGAGGTTTGAAAAGTTAAACGTCACGTATCCGGAGGGATTCGGCAACCCCGGGACATGTCTCTACTCGGCGGTGTGGTATAAGGGCCTCGGCTATCTGGTCTTCCGGGATAAAATTGCAGTGTTTGACCCCCGTTCACTCTCGTTTAGGTGGTTCAACACAACCCTGCCCACGGAGTACTATGCCCGCAGTGCTGTGGCCACGGAGGAGGGCATTTTCATATTCGGCGGCTTCCTCACGTGGGACGACTTCAGCAGGGAGATCTTCAAATTCGTTCCAGAGAAGGGTTTAGTGGAGAAAATGAAGAGTGAGCTCCCATTCGGCGTTGCTCAGGCCCCCGCCGTTTGGGACGGAAAGCGCGTGTACATAATAGGCGGCTACAGTAACGGCAGAGATGTTAATGCCATAATCCCGTACGATTATAGGGCGGACAGGGTTGGAGGGTAG
- a CDS encoding acetate--CoA ligase family protein, which produces MVEKIVEELRPFFDPKAVAIIGATNKKGKVGNVIFENFKTNKERGIFKGNIYPVNPKLDEIDGYKVYHSVEELPDDTELAVISIPAPFVPDTMRQIAKKGIKAVIIITGGFGELGEEGKKMEREILEIARENGIRVIGPNCVGVYVPDTGVDTVFLPEEKMDRPKSGPIAFVSQSGAFAAAMLDWAAGAGIGIGKMVSYGNKLDVDDADLMEYFIHDEGINVVTFYIEGVKDGRKFMEAAKKITKVKPVIALKSGRSEYGAKAASSHTGSLAGADTIYDAVFKQTGIIRAEDFEHMFDLAKAFAALKDKLPKGDRIGIITDGGGAGVMASDAVARFGLKMADLSEETLRYLKENFPPHAVAGNPTDVVGDTDAERYRIAIEGFVNDPNVDAIVVIVLFQVPLLEEEKIIEILAEYQKKSDKPIVAVAMGGEKTERYARMLEERGVPVYPTPERGVRAMAGLVKYAEYLRKGA; this is translated from the coding sequence ATGGTGGAAAAAATAGTTGAAGAACTCAGGCCGTTTTTCGACCCGAAGGCTGTTGCTATCATCGGTGCAACGAACAAGAAGGGAAAGGTCGGCAACGTCATTTTTGAGAACTTCAAAACGAACAAGGAGCGCGGGATTTTCAAGGGCAATATCTACCCGGTGAACCCCAAGCTCGACGAGATTGACGGCTACAAGGTCTATCACAGCGTCGAGGAGCTCCCGGACGACACCGAGCTGGCGGTCATATCTATCCCAGCCCCCTTCGTGCCGGACACGATGAGGCAGATAGCGAAGAAGGGCATCAAGGCGGTTATCATCATTACGGGCGGTTTTGGTGAGCTCGGTGAGGAAGGCAAGAAGATGGAGCGCGAAATCCTTGAGATAGCCAGGGAGAACGGAATAAGGGTCATCGGCCCGAACTGTGTCGGTGTTTACGTCCCCGACACCGGTGTTGACACGGTCTTCCTGCCAGAGGAGAAAATGGACAGGCCGAAGAGCGGGCCCATAGCGTTCGTCAGCCAGAGCGGTGCCTTTGCCGCTGCGATGCTCGACTGGGCGGCCGGCGCTGGCATAGGAATAGGAAAGATGGTCAGCTACGGCAACAAGCTCGACGTTGATGATGCGGACCTTATGGAGTACTTCATCCACGATGAGGGCATAAACGTCGTCACCTTCTACATTGAGGGTGTGAAGGACGGAAGGAAGTTCATGGAGGCCGCGAAGAAGATAACCAAGGTCAAGCCGGTCATTGCTCTCAAGAGCGGAAGGAGCGAGTACGGAGCAAAGGCGGCATCCTCTCACACCGGTTCTCTTGCCGGTGCCGATACAATCTACGACGCCGTCTTCAAGCAGACCGGAATCATACGTGCCGAGGACTTCGAGCACATGTTCGACCTCGCCAAGGCCTTCGCCGCCCTCAAGGACAAGCTCCCGAAGGGCGACAGAATAGGAATAATCACCGACGGCGGTGGTGCTGGAGTTATGGCTAGTGATGCCGTCGCAAGGTTCGGCCTCAAGATGGCCGACCTCAGCGAGGAGACCCTCAGGTACCTGAAGGAGAACTTCCCGCCGCACGCCGTGGCAGGAAACCCGACTGACGTCGTAGGCGACACCGACGCCGAGAGGTACAGGATAGCCATTGAGGGCTTCGTGAACGACCCGAACGTCGACGCGATAGTCGTCATAGTCCTCTTCCAGGTTCCGCTCCTTGAGGAGGAAAAGATAATCGAAATCCTTGCAGAGTACCAGAAGAAGAGCGACAAGCCTATTGTTGCCGTTGCAATGGGTGGTGAGAAGACCGAGCGCTACGCCAGAATGCTCGAAGAGAGGGGCGTTCCCGTTTATCCGACCCCCGAGAGGGGAGTTAGGGCCATGGCAGGCCTTGTTAAGTACGCTGAATATCTGAGAAAGGGGGCGTGA
- a CDS encoding DUF6849 domain-containing protein → MRVVLKPLFEAELPPDFSEVIKNKLMGKEVRTGEEIGIEILGKPLRFKVVLAEPSPLEVGKETRVEFSHGEIEVLDFEFDEPVKEVLPFEKGFVVVLNKEVLILNHDGQKVYSNEFEELNEVRASKGAVVIVHDKNKLRLVKP, encoded by the coding sequence ATGAGGGTGGTTCTAAAGCCCCTCTTCGAGGCCGAGCTTCCTCCTGACTTCAGCGAGGTCATAAAAAACAAGCTCATGGGAAAGGAAGTCCGCACGGGCGAGGAAATAGGTATTGAGATACTTGGAAAACCGCTACGCTTCAAGGTCGTTCTGGCCGAGCCGTCACCGCTGGAAGTTGGAAAGGAAACGAGAGTAGAGTTCTCTCACGGTGAGATTGAGGTTCTCGATTTTGAGTTTGATGAGCCGGTGAAAGAAGTACTCCCCTTCGAGAAGGGGTTCGTCGTCGTGCTCAACAAGGAGGTTCTGATTCTGAACCACGACGGGCAAAAAGTTTATAGCAATGAGTTCGAGGAGCTTAACGAAGTTAGGGCTTCCAAAGGGGCAGTGGTGATAGTCCATGACAAAAACAAGCTCAGGCTCGTTAAGCCTTGA
- a CDS encoding ATP-binding cassette domain-containing protein, translated as MSEAILVENLVKRYGDFEAVKGVSFKVKRGEIFAFLGPNGAGKTTTVHMLTTLLRPTSGRAVVAGHDIVEEPVEVRKRIGIVFQDPSLDRELTAYENMLIHGRIYGLKGSELKEKIEHLLKFVELWEFKDKPVKTFSGGMQRRLEIARSLLHEPEVLFLDEPTIGLDPQTRAHIWDYIKAMKEEHNMTIFLTTHYMDEAEQLADRIAIIDHGKIIAEGTAEELKKLVGNDVIYLKLEAPEELRCIKAEFIRECKILADGRVALEVENAAEALPRLFELVAEKGIKILEVTYHRPTLNDVLLHLTGREIRDEGAENPMAAFVRMRMRR; from the coding sequence ATGAGTGAGGCAATCCTCGTTGAGAACCTCGTGAAGAGGTATGGGGACTTTGAGGCAGTCAAGGGAGTATCATTCAAGGTGAAGCGGGGCGAGATATTCGCCTTCCTCGGGCCGAACGGAGCCGGAAAGACCACCACGGTTCACATGCTCACCACTCTGCTGAGGCCGACCTCAGGCAGGGCGGTAGTTGCGGGCCACGACATCGTCGAGGAGCCGGTGGAAGTGAGGAAGCGGATAGGCATCGTGTTTCAGGACCCGAGCCTCGACAGGGAGCTGACCGCCTACGAGAACATGCTCATCCACGGGAGGATATACGGGCTGAAGGGAAGCGAGCTGAAAGAGAAGATAGAGCACCTCCTCAAGTTCGTTGAGTTATGGGAGTTCAAAGATAAGCCCGTCAAAACGTTCTCGGGCGGTATGCAGAGGAGGCTTGAGATAGCGCGCTCCCTCCTCCACGAGCCGGAGGTGCTTTTCCTCGACGAGCCGACGATAGGCCTCGACCCGCAGACGAGGGCGCACATCTGGGACTACATAAAGGCGATGAAGGAGGAGCACAACATGACCATCTTCCTCACGACGCACTACATGGACGAGGCGGAGCAGTTAGCGGACAGGATAGCGATAATAGACCACGGGAAAATAATCGCCGAGGGGACGGCGGAGGAGCTGAAAAAGCTCGTGGGCAACGATGTGATTTACCTCAAGCTCGAAGCCCCCGAAGAGCTGAGGTGCATCAAGGCCGAGTTCATAAGGGAGTGCAAAATCCTCGCGGACGGTAGGGTAGCTTTAGAAGTCGAGAACGCCGCGGAGGCCCTCCCGAGGCTCTTCGAGCTGGTCGCTGAGAAGGGCATCAAAATCCTTGAAGTGACGTACCACAGGCCGACGCTCAACGACGTCCTCCTCCACCTGACGGGGAGGGAGATAAGGGACGAGGGCGCTGAGAACCCGATGGCTGCCTTCGTGAGAATGAGGATGAGGAGGTGA
- a CDS encoding sugar phosphate isomerase/epimerase family protein, translated as MIGLSMTSYNGRTPGDFERWLGNVESLGFDFVELVSEWPNFFTRETWKSYADVLDSFRLKVTLHAPFSDVNIGSLNERIRGASLEVLREALEVASHLNALVVTVHPGHCSPASRRFHDDYNRVHKASLRELERCSEEFGIKVGVENMPRFPILDAQTPERLSELLEGTRLGVTLDVGHLNTVGFPFERFFELLGKRIVHAHLHDNNGGRDEHLPLGAGTVPWREVLSRIGDVTMALEVSSLDDARASLAFLRDIGEL; from the coding sequence ATGATAGGGCTTTCCATGACATCTTACAATGGGAGAACGCCTGGGGACTTCGAAAGGTGGCTTGGGAACGTTGAAAGCCTCGGCTTTGACTTCGTGGAGCTCGTGAGCGAGTGGCCGAACTTCTTCACGAGAGAGACCTGGAAATCTTACGCGGACGTCCTTGATAGCTTCAGGCTCAAGGTTACACTCCACGCTCCCTTCAGCGACGTGAACATCGGCTCTCTAAACGAGAGAATCAGGGGGGCTTCCCTTGAAGTCCTGAGGGAGGCTCTGGAGGTTGCATCTCACTTGAATGCCCTCGTTGTAACCGTTCACCCCGGCCACTGCTCCCCCGCGAGCAGGAGATTCCACGACGACTACAACCGGGTTCACAAGGCCTCTCTACGGGAACTGGAGCGCTGTTCTGAGGAGTTTGGAATTAAGGTAGGCGTCGAGAACATGCCAAGGTTTCCAATCCTTGACGCCCAGACACCGGAGAGGCTGAGCGAGTTGCTCGAAGGAACCCGGCTGGGAGTTACCCTCGATGTCGGCCACCTCAACACGGTCGGCTTCCCGTTTGAGCGGTTCTTTGAGTTGCTGGGCAAAAGGATAGTCCACGCCCACCTGCACGACAACAACGGCGGGAGGGACGAACACCTCCCTCTGGGTGCCGGCACGGTTCCCTGGCGGGAAGTTCTTTCCCGTATCGGGGACGTTACGATGGCCCTTGAGGTATCGAGCCTTGACGATGCGCGCGCTAGTCTGGCCTTTCTCAGGGACATTGGTGAACTTTGA
- a CDS encoding magnesium transporter has translation MPVIGREVGRELGKKVREAYRVTLPSLLTSEVFGLFGGTFLGKYFESIRTQLPGLLVVLPGIMGLRGNVFGSMASRFSTMLYLGELSPSVRDRKVLKEIVLRMLLSLIPVFLLWAVGVLTGIKKNAFEVLLIVITSTILVSFILGYFTSAVTILSFRRGIDPDSVAAPLVASMGDFLTVPSLVLFILLIERSPEGFRAFNYATIALFLFVTALSRVRLKELAELKQVFVTVTALALLSTVSGSLLARFSGIIQASVILGFIYPAILSSFGNYGSIVAAKTSTKLHLGEIEGFICPKAFTDILALFTTTPVVGAVKLLIGIALVGLTTGMGVPGSVWVIALTYPFMALFIMLYSYSLSYLLFRHNIDPDSVAIPLISNNSDIFGTLYVVLMAKLMVGA, from the coding sequence ATACCAGTGATCGGCAGGGAAGTCGGAAGAGAGCTGGGAAAGAAAGTCAGAGAAGCCTATCGGGTTACGCTACCGTCTCTGCTAACCTCTGAGGTGTTTGGGCTCTTCGGGGGCACTTTTCTGGGTAAGTACTTTGAGTCGATAAGAACCCAGCTCCCCGGTCTCCTTGTGGTTCTGCCGGGCATAATGGGGCTTCGCGGGAACGTTTTCGGGTCAATGGCGTCCCGCTTCTCCACGATGCTCTACCTCGGTGAGCTCAGCCCGTCGGTCAGGGACAGGAAAGTCCTCAAGGAGATAGTCCTAAGGATGCTCCTCTCCCTAATCCCTGTCTTTCTGCTCTGGGCGGTCGGTGTGCTGACCGGCATCAAGAAGAACGCCTTCGAAGTCCTGTTAATCGTGATAACCTCCACGATACTCGTCTCGTTTATCCTCGGGTACTTCACTTCCGCGGTTACAATCCTCTCCTTCCGCAGGGGCATCGACCCGGACAGCGTTGCGGCCCCCCTCGTGGCCTCGATGGGGGACTTCCTCACAGTTCCGTCGCTGGTTCTCTTCATCCTCCTCATCGAGCGCTCGCCCGAGGGGTTCAGGGCCTTCAACTACGCCACGATTGCGCTCTTCCTGTTCGTGACTGCCCTCAGCAGGGTGCGGCTCAAAGAGCTCGCCGAGCTCAAACAGGTGTTCGTAACGGTGACTGCTTTAGCGCTCCTCTCAACGGTATCCGGCTCGCTCCTCGCCAGGTTCAGCGGGATAATCCAGGCCTCGGTCATACTGGGCTTCATCTACCCCGCTATCTTAAGCTCGTTCGGAAACTACGGTTCAATAGTGGCGGCAAAAACCTCGACGAAGCTCCACCTCGGTGAGATTGAGGGCTTTATCTGCCCCAAGGCGTTCACTGATATCCTGGCCCTCTTCACCACGACCCCCGTTGTCGGTGCCGTGAAGCTCCTAATAGGTATAGCACTTGTGGGCCTGACAACAGGTATGGGGGTTCCCGGCTCCGTGTGGGTAATAGCCCTCACTTACCCGTTCATGGCGCTCTTCATAATGCTCTACTCGTACTCCCTCTCCTACCTGCTGTTCCGCCATAACATTGACCCCGACAGCGTGGCGATTCCTCTCATCTCGAACAACAGCGACATATTTGGAACCCTCTACGTCGTATTAATGGCCAAGCTGATGGTGGGAGCATGA
- a CDS encoding acetate--CoA ligase family protein, with amino-acid sequence MKEEALKVIESVLSQGRTAMVEYEAKQVLKAYGLPVPEEKLAKTLDEALKYAEEIGYPVALKLMSPQILHKSDAKVVLLNIKSPEELKQKWEEIHENARRYRPDAEILGVLVAPMLKPGREIIIGVTEDPQFGHAIMFGLGGIFVEVLKDVTFRIIPITERDARKMVREIKGYPILAGARGEEPADIDAIVSMLLKVSELVDDLRDYIKEMDLNPVFVYEKGKGAVVVDARIILKEPKKEN; translated from the coding sequence ATGAAGGAGGAAGCCCTTAAAGTTATTGAGTCCGTCCTGTCCCAGGGCAGGACGGCTATGGTTGAGTACGAGGCAAAGCAGGTTCTTAAAGCCTACGGCCTCCCCGTCCCAGAGGAAAAGCTCGCCAAGACCCTTGACGAGGCACTCAAGTACGCCGAGGAAATCGGCTACCCCGTTGCCCTGAAGCTGATGTCGCCCCAAATCCTCCACAAGAGCGACGCGAAAGTTGTACTTCTCAACATCAAGAGCCCGGAGGAGCTCAAGCAGAAGTGGGAGGAGATACACGAGAACGCGCGCAGGTACCGCCCGGACGCGGAAATCCTCGGTGTTCTCGTTGCCCCGATGCTGAAGCCAGGCAGGGAGATTATCATCGGTGTTACCGAAGACCCGCAGTTCGGCCACGCTATAATGTTCGGTCTCGGAGGAATCTTCGTCGAAGTCCTCAAGGACGTCACCTTCCGCATAATCCCGATAACCGAGCGCGACGCCAGGAAGATGGTTCGGGAGATAAAGGGCTACCCGATTCTGGCCGGCGCCCGCGGTGAAGAACCAGCGGACATAGACGCAATAGTCAGCATGCTCCTCAAGGTCAGCGAGCTTGTTGACGACCTCAGGGACTACATCAAGGAGATGGACCTCAACCCGGTCTTCGTCTACGAGAAGGGCAAGGGCGCCGTTGTCGTCGACGCCAGGATAATCCTCAAGGAGCCGAAGAAGGAAAACTGA
- a CDS encoding endonuclease III domain-containing protein — MTKTSSGSLSLEGFTFKESLEEKRKRAEKIVEILMKTHPREKLLIGDPYRTLIHCIISQRMRDEVTYKVWEKLFEKYKDIKTIASTPVEEMQAFLRENGVGLWKTKGEWIVKASRIILEKYGGKVPDEVNELMKLPGIGRKCANIVLAYGFGRQAIPVDTHVNRISKRLGLAPPRVPPEKVEEYLMELIPKDRWIYVNHAMVDHGRTICKPIRPKCNECPLGELCPYAKGLVTDEDIKGKA, encoded by the coding sequence ATGACAAAAACAAGCTCAGGCTCGTTAAGCCTTGAGGGCTTCACTTTCAAGGAGAGCTTGGAGGAAAAGAGGAAGAGGGCAGAGAAAATAGTTGAAATCCTCATGAAGACCCACCCGAGGGAGAAGCTCCTCATAGGTGACCCCTACAGGACGCTGATCCACTGCATAATATCCCAGAGGATGCGCGACGAGGTGACATACAAGGTCTGGGAAAAGCTCTTTGAGAAGTATAAGGACATCAAGACGATAGCCAGCACGCCGGTTGAAGAGATGCAGGCATTCCTCCGGGAGAACGGCGTCGGCCTCTGGAAGACGAAGGGCGAGTGGATTGTCAAGGCCTCCCGGATAATCCTTGAGAAGTATGGCGGAAAGGTTCCGGACGAGGTAAACGAGCTGATGAAGCTCCCCGGCATCGGGAGGAAGTGTGCCAACATTGTCTTGGCTTACGGTTTCGGCAGGCAGGCTATTCCAGTAGATACTCACGTGAACAGGATAAGCAAGCGCCTCGGCCTCGCTCCGCCGAGGGTTCCCCCGGAGAAAGTCGAGGAGTACCTGATGGAGCTGATTCCGAAGGACAGGTGGATTTACGTTAACCACGCGATGGTCGACCACGGAAGAACAATATGCAAACCTATAAGACCTAAATGTAACGAGTGCCCGCTGGGGGAGCTCTGCCCCTATGCGAAGGGGCTGGTGACAGATGAGGATATAAAGGGGAAGGCTTAG
- a CDS encoding potassium channel family protein — MEEWDEIDVPNNVKDIFIEMKNTAELMVDLAYSSLLFQEKEIAEEVLELEEYLDLLNYHLMVKAVLAARSPKEAEQITAILQMGRAIDEISNAAADLAKMVLEEKLHPVVRDVILESEETIGKVEVSPDSILVGKTLEELDLATNTGVWVSAIRRGKRWIFDPDEDTKIMPGDIIIGRGTRTALDYLKEIARGILKVMRNE; from the coding sequence GTGGAAGAATGGGACGAGATAGACGTTCCGAATAACGTTAAGGACATCTTCATAGAAATGAAAAACACCGCGGAGCTCATGGTTGACCTCGCGTATTCCTCCCTCCTGTTCCAGGAAAAGGAGATAGCTGAGGAGGTCCTTGAGCTTGAGGAATACCTCGACCTGCTCAACTACCACCTGATGGTCAAGGCAGTCCTCGCGGCAAGAAGTCCAAAAGAGGCCGAGCAGATAACGGCTATTCTGCAGATGGGGAGGGCAATAGACGAGATATCCAACGCCGCGGCAGACCTCGCCAAGATGGTTCTTGAGGAGAAGCTCCACCCAGTGGTAAGGGACGTCATCCTTGAGAGCGAGGAGACAATAGGCAAGGTTGAAGTGTCCCCTGACTCAATCCTCGTCGGCAAGACCCTCGAAGAGCTCGACCTGGCCACGAACACCGGCGTCTGGGTGTCGGCCATAAGGAGGGGCAAGCGCTGGATATTCGACCCTGACGAGGACACCAAAATCATGCCCGGAGACATAATCATCGGCAGGGGCACGAGGACGGCCCTCGACTACCTGAAGGAGATAGCGCGTGGAATCCTTAAGGTGATGCGGAATGAGTGA
- a CDS encoding potassium channel family protein: MSELDEIRNCLVEMKDVSALMVDLAFSSVLYNSEDIAEEVYLLEEKMDDLTLKVKKLALRAAKTEEDPESLLSIIDLADINERISDAAYAIADIILRDIEPHPIIQKIMEDTEEELGRVTVRPGSVLIGKSLKQLKLPSKIGTRILAIKRGSRYIYNPGKDDVIEEGDVLIAVSPDLDKLRKLAGEEVEEEEN; encoded by the coding sequence ATGAGTGAGCTCGACGAAATCAGGAACTGCCTGGTTGAGATGAAGGACGTATCGGCGCTCATGGTAGACCTCGCGTTTTCATCGGTTCTCTACAACAGCGAGGACATAGCGGAGGAGGTATACCTCCTTGAAGAGAAGATGGACGATTTAACTCTCAAGGTCAAGAAGCTCGCCCTCCGCGCGGCGAAGACCGAGGAGGACCCCGAGAGTCTTCTCAGCATAATAGACCTGGCCGACATCAACGAGCGCATCAGCGATGCGGCCTACGCCATAGCAGACATAATCCTCCGCGATATCGAACCCCACCCGATAATCCAGAAGATTATGGAGGACACCGAGGAAGAACTCGGCAGGGTAACCGTCCGGCCGGGCTCAGTCCTCATCGGAAAGAGCCTCAAGCAGCTCAAGCTCCCGAGCAAGATAGGGACGCGCATCCTTGCCATAAAGCGCGGGAGCAGGTACATCTACAACCCGGGCAAGGACGACGTCATAGAGGAGGGCGACGTGCTCATAGCGGTAAGTCCCGACCTTGACAAGCTCAGGAAGCTCGCCGGGGAAGAAGTTGAGGAAGAGGAGAACTGA